A single region of the Glycine max cultivar Williams 82 chromosome 20, Glycine_max_v4.0, whole genome shotgun sequence genome encodes:
- the LOC100816479 gene encoding 26S proteasome non-ATPase regulatory subunit 7 homolog A gives MLHAGAGWKLRERNSHSRERTLVPFEEDDKDPNIWFLDHNYHESMFSMFKRINAKEHVVGWYSTGPKLRENDFDTHGLFNVYVPNPVLVIIDVEPKELGIPRKTYYVVEEVKENATQKSQKVFIHVPSEIATNEVEEILVEHLLRYVKDTTISILVTKVSANLTTLKGLDARLKEIRGFFDLVIDGKLPLNHEILYHLQDVFNLLPNLNVVDLLSRLWYRAPELLLGSTDYGFNIDLCSAGCLLAEMLVGRPIMPGRTGVPIS, from the exons ATGCTTCATGCCGGTGCTGGTTGGAAGCTGCGAGAGAGGAATTCACATTCAAGAGAGAGGACATTGG TGCCCTTTGAAGAAGATGACAAGGATCCTAACATTTGGTTTCTTGACCATAATTACCATGAATCGATGTTTTCCatgtttaaaagaataaatg CAAAGGAGCATGTTGTGGGGTGGTATAGCACTGGTCCAAAGTTGCGTGAAAATGACTTTGACACTCATGGGTTATTTAATGT CTATGTTCCAAATCCTGTCTTGGTTATAATTGATGTTGAACCTAAGGAATTAGGAATCCCAAGAAAAACATATTATGTCGTTGAAGAGGTTAAAGAG AATGCCACTCAAAAAAGTCAAAAGGTATTTATACATGTGCCATCAGAGATTGCTACTAATGAAGTTGAGGAAATAT TAGTGGAACACTTGCTTAGATATGTGAAGGATACAACCATTAGCATCCTTGTGACAAAG GTAAGTGCAAACCTCACAACCTTGAAGGGTTTGGATGCAAGACTTAAAGAGATCAGGGGTTTCTTTGACCTTGTTATTGATGGAAAGCTTCCATTAAACCATGAGATCCTGTACCATCTGCAA GACGTGTTTAACCTGTTACCAAATCTCAATGTTGTTGATCTTTTATCAAGGCTTTGGTATAGGGCTCCAGAACTTCTTTTGGGTTCAACTGATTATGGATTCAACATTGATCTCTGTAGTGCAGGATGCCTATTGGCTGAGATGCTTGTTGGAAGACCAATTATGCCTGGCAGGACAGGGGTACCAATTAGCTAA